The following are encoded together in the Xanthobacter autotrophicus Py2 genome:
- a CDS encoding lysyl-tRNA synthetase (TIGRFAM: lysyl-tRNA synthetase~PFAM: Lysyl-tRNA synthetase class 1c~KEGG: rpa:RPA4685 lysyl tRNA synthetase), producing the protein MSAAPSDTASSAFADPADLAGELKRVAETATAWPFEEARKLVERLKRHPKERGSEEVLFETGYGPSGLPHIGTFGEVARTTMVRHAFRVLTEDKVKTRLVAFSDDMDGLRKVPDNVPNKDMLQKALGLPLTKVPDPFGTHDSFGEHNNARLRAFLDAFGFRYEFMSATDCYMSGRFDATLLKVLHHYEKVMNVMLPSLREERAASYSPFLPICPRTGRVLQVPILEHHVKHGTVTYEDPDTKEKVTVPVTGGGCKLQWKPDWAMRWVALGVDYEMAGKDLIDSVKLSSQIAKALGGEPPEGFNYELFLDEKGQKISKSKGNGLSIEDWLKYASPESLSLFMFQSPRSGKRLFFDVIPRNVDDYFGFLGKYEEQDWKLRLGNPVWHIHAGEPPKVDMPVSFTMLLNLASASNTEDESVLWGFLNRHVPGVSAETHPKLAELVGYAVKYFHDFVKPNKVFRAPDAVEQEALAKLDAALAALPAGATADDIQNALYDVARPIERYQDLKAKGATPERPGVSIEWFNTLYQVLLGLGRGPRFGSFVEIYGVAETRELIRKALAGELATA; encoded by the coding sequence ATGTCCGCCGCCCCGTCCGATACTGCCTCGTCCGCCTTCGCCGATCCGGCCGACCTCGCCGGCGAGCTGAAGCGCGTGGCCGAGACGGCCACGGCCTGGCCGTTCGAGGAAGCGCGCAAGCTGGTGGAGCGGCTGAAGCGCCACCCCAAGGAGCGCGGATCGGAAGAAGTGCTGTTCGAGACCGGCTACGGCCCCTCGGGCCTGCCGCACATCGGCACCTTCGGTGAAGTGGCGCGCACCACCATGGTGCGCCACGCCTTCCGCGTGCTGACTGAAGACAAGGTGAAGACCCGGCTCGTCGCCTTCTCCGACGACATGGACGGCCTGCGCAAGGTGCCGGACAACGTCCCCAACAAGGACATGCTGCAGAAGGCCCTGGGCCTGCCGCTGACCAAGGTGCCCGACCCCTTCGGCACCCACGACAGTTTCGGTGAGCACAACAATGCCCGCCTGCGCGCGTTCCTGGACGCCTTCGGCTTTCGGTATGAATTCATGTCGGCGACCGACTGCTACATGTCCGGCCGGTTCGATGCCACGCTGCTGAAGGTGCTGCATCACTACGAGAAGGTGATGAACGTGATGCTGCCCTCCCTGCGCGAGGAGCGGGCGGCGTCCTATTCCCCCTTCCTGCCCATCTGCCCCCGCACGGGCCGCGTGCTCCAGGTGCCGATCCTGGAACACCATGTGAAGCACGGCACCGTCACCTACGAGGACCCGGATACGAAGGAAAAGGTGACGGTCCCGGTCACCGGCGGCGGCTGCAAGCTGCAGTGGAAGCCCGACTGGGCCATGCGCTGGGTGGCGCTGGGCGTCGATTACGAGATGGCGGGCAAAGACCTCATCGATTCCGTGAAGCTCTCCAGCCAGATCGCCAAGGCGCTCGGCGGCGAGCCGCCGGAGGGCTTCAACTACGAGCTGTTCCTCGACGAGAAGGGGCAGAAGATCTCCAAGTCCAAGGGCAACGGCCTGTCCATCGAGGACTGGCTGAAATACGCCTCGCCGGAGAGCCTCAGCCTGTTCATGTTCCAGTCGCCCCGCTCGGGCAAGCGGCTCTTCTTCGATGTCATCCCGCGCAACGTGGACGATTATTTCGGCTTCCTCGGCAAGTATGAGGAGCAGGACTGGAAGCTGCGCCTCGGCAACCCGGTGTGGCACATCCATGCAGGCGAACCGCCCAAGGTGGACATGCCGGTGTCCTTCACCATGCTGCTGAATCTGGCCTCCGCCTCCAACACCGAGGATGAAAGCGTGTTGTGGGGCTTCCTCAACCGCCACGTGCCGGGGGTGTCCGCGGAAACCCATCCCAAGCTTGCCGAACTGGTCGGCTACGCGGTCAAGTACTTCCACGATTTCGTCAAGCCGAACAAGGTGTTCCGGGCGCCCGACGCGGTCGAGCAGGAGGCCCTCGCCAAGCTCGATGCGGCGCTGGCGGCACTGCCGGCCGGCGCCACGGCCGACGACATCCAGAACGCGCTCTACGACGTGGCCCGCCCCATCGAGCGCTATCAGGACCTGAAGGCGAAGGGCGCCACCCCGGAGCGGCCGGGCGTGTCCATCGAGTGGTTCAACACCCTCTACCAGGTGCTGCTCGGCCTCGGGCGCGGCCCGCGCTTCGGCTCCTTCGTGGAGATCTACGGCGTGGCCGAGACGCGGGAGCTGATCCGCAAGGCCCTGGCCGGGGAACTGGCGACGGCTTGA
- a CDS encoding transposase IS3/IS911 family protein (PFAM: transposase IS3/IS911 family protein~KEGG: bja:blr2053 putative transposase), with protein MPVSDLCRKYGVSDARIYKWKARFGGMEVSEAKRLRALEDENAKLKRMLADRHPAQRPHRERDAARSAGT; from the coding sequence GTGCCGGTCTCCGACCTGTGCCGCAAGTACGGGGTCAGCGATGCCCGCATCTACAAGTGGAAGGCCCGGTTCGGCGGCATGGAGGTGTCGGAAGCCAAGAGGCTGCGGGCGCTGGAGGACGAGAACGCCAAGCTGAAGCGCATGCTGGCCGATCGTCACCCGGCGCAGCGGCCCCACCGTGAGCGCGATGCTGCGCGATCCGCGGGTACGTAA
- a CDS encoding transcriptional regulator, LysR family (PFAM: regulatory protein LysR; LysR substrate-binding~KEGG: ppu:PP_3196 nodulation protein D1), protein MRFERLDLNLIVLFDSLLKSENVSRTARQLHLTQPTVSNALARLRRHFDDELFVMVGRKLEPTPLAIDLREPVAKFIHLSRVIAQKRSVFDPETTERTFSIVASDYIASVLLTRVGRRLVSATSHVNLRHVPISAAAIQKFLQGTYDFLVAPGYVYQNWPNTKFLFADRFVVIACRDNTEVGSQLTLDEFLNHPLAVCRFGDLSQPSVVEEFLMKHDCEHSARVECESFGLLVDYIVGTPMLASLPLSYARMRVQRSPIRLVTPMFDMPVIRQQILWHGYSESEPAARLALEMIEQEAADLGE, encoded by the coding sequence ATGCGATTTGAACGGCTTGATCTCAACCTGATCGTCCTGTTCGATTCCCTGCTGAAGTCTGAGAATGTGAGCCGAACGGCCAGACAGCTTCACTTGACGCAGCCGACCGTGAGCAACGCCCTCGCGCGGCTTCGCCGTCACTTCGACGACGAGCTGTTCGTCATGGTTGGCCGCAAGCTGGAGCCCACGCCGCTTGCCATCGACCTACGCGAACCTGTCGCGAAGTTCATCCATTTGTCGCGCGTGATCGCGCAGAAGCGGAGCGTGTTCGACCCCGAGACGACCGAACGCACCTTCTCCATCGTTGCCTCCGACTATATCGCTTCGGTTCTCCTCACGCGGGTCGGGCGCCGGCTGGTCTCGGCCACCTCACATGTCAATCTTCGGCATGTGCCCATCTCCGCCGCGGCCATCCAGAAATTTCTGCAGGGCACTTACGATTTTCTCGTCGCGCCCGGCTATGTGTATCAAAACTGGCCCAACACCAAATTCCTCTTCGCGGACCGCTTCGTCGTGATTGCCTGTCGGGATAACACCGAGGTCGGCAGCCAGTTGACGCTCGACGAATTCCTCAACCATCCCCTGGCTGTCTGTCGCTTCGGCGATCTGAGCCAGCCCTCGGTGGTCGAGGAATTCTTGATGAAACATGACTGCGAGCACTCCGCGCGCGTCGAGTGCGAAAGCTTCGGCCTGTTAGTCGATTACATCGTCGGCACGCCGATGCTCGCGAGCCTTCCGCTGAGCTATGCAAGGATGAGGGTCCAGCGGTCGCCCATACGCCTCGTCACGCCAATGTTCGACATGCCGGTGATCAGGCAGCAGATCCTCTGGCACGGCTATTCCGAAAGCGAGCCGGCCGCGCGCTTGGCGCTCGAGATGATCGAGCAGGAGGCGGCTGACCTCGGCGAATGA
- a CDS encoding putative exported protein of unknown function (KEGG: bbt:BBta_1931 putative exported protein of unknown function): MNVSQRVIAISLLSISIMATNGALGSERGALPFAVGSTGDFVVEFPPIPGLFLVNQTSYTSISGLNGDNGKIVTGSDFTGSAVANTNRLLYSWLGDYGNFHIYSQLVVPVVTGSTTLKFYGAPASAGGDTGFGNVVFSPLIVTYSFDKNNALVVAYDYASSIGTYSSTAAFNPATGYASHQPIIGFRHNDKDGFYVGIVGRGIFNETNPDTQYHSGSAIEADFRTGWNFGKLSVGLVGGYYHQYQADSGLGSLNGKTQLLNIGPAISYDFGPLILGVNIQTAAYAANTSKGTTAWLNLALPLWVPPPPAR, translated from the coding sequence ATGAACGTTTCGCAGCGAGTCATCGCTATCTCTTTGCTCTCGATTTCAATCATGGCGACCAACGGTGCGCTCGGTTCCGAAAGAGGAGCGCTGCCGTTCGCCGTTGGATCCACGGGCGATTTCGTCGTCGAGTTTCCTCCCATTCCTGGTCTTTTTTTGGTTAATCAGACTTCATATACTAGCATCAGCGGACTGAATGGCGATAATGGTAAGATAGTTACTGGCAGTGATTTTACTGGTTCAGCAGTCGCAAATACAAACCGCCTCCTCTACTCCTGGCTGGGAGACTATGGTAATTTCCATATCTATTCTCAGCTCGTCGTACCCGTAGTCACGGGATCAACGACGCTGAAATTTTATGGAGCACCGGCCTCGGCGGGAGGTGATACGGGCTTTGGCAACGTGGTTTTTTCTCCACTGATCGTTACATACTCGTTCGATAAGAATAATGCACTCGTCGTTGCTTACGATTATGCGAGCAGTATTGGCACCTATAGCTCGACAGCAGCCTTCAATCCGGCGACGGGTTATGCATCGCACCAGCCGATCATTGGCTTCAGGCACAATGACAAGGACGGATTTTATGTCGGTATTGTCGGGCGCGGTATTTTCAACGAGACCAATCCCGATACGCAATATCACAGTGGCAGCGCGATCGAAGCGGATTTCCGCACCGGCTGGAATTTCGGCAAGCTGAGCGTTGGTCTGGTCGGCGGCTATTATCATCAATATCAGGCCGATAGCGGACTTGGTAGCCTGAACGGCAAGACCCAGCTTCTCAACATTGGCCCTGCCATCAGCTACGACTTCGGGCCACTGATCCTCGGCGTCAACATTCAGACGGCCGCTTATGCGGCCAACACCTCCAAGGGGACGACTGCCTGGTTGAACCTGGCGCTCCCGCTCTGGGTGCCACCGCCGCCCGCCCGGTAA
- a CDS encoding conserved hypothetical protein (KEGG: ppu:PP_3195 hypothetical protein) produces the protein MFKYFSSNYPWNLAVDLAIEMGAKIGEVEAMCGPLQEAARQPDAAGVAAFRQSWCDMADKLCALAEEDEARGRTISAGDKYGRAATYYLTAERLMAHGSAGRTALYRRFLGVFERGIALAGENCQRVEIPYHGGHLSGLYVRAEGAAGPAPLLLQVNGLDSTKEMKYRVGLPHWLARRGVASLVVDQPGTGEALRLHNLTAVYNAEVWASPIVDWLETLDDVDPRRIGMEGVSLGGYYCPRAVAFEPRFACGVVWGANHDWRDVQKKRLQREGNFPVPHYWDHVRWVWGARDMDDFVRIAEDVHLDGVLDRIKVPFLVTHGEKDSQIPLVWAQRTYDQLVNSPKRELKIFTDREGGCQHSSFDNSANAGAFIADWVAEVLGGRTAAEAAE, from the coding sequence ATGTTCAAGTATTTCTCGAGTAATTATCCCTGGAACCTCGCTGTCGATCTGGCCATCGAGATGGGCGCCAAGATCGGCGAGGTCGAGGCCATGTGCGGGCCACTCCAGGAGGCGGCGCGGCAGCCCGATGCGGCGGGTGTCGCCGCGTTCCGCCAAAGCTGGTGCGACATGGCGGACAAGCTGTGTGCACTGGCCGAGGAGGACGAGGCGCGCGGGCGCACCATTTCGGCCGGCGACAAATATGGCCGTGCCGCCACCTATTATCTCACCGCCGAACGCCTGATGGCCCATGGCTCAGCCGGGCGGACGGCGCTTTATCGGCGCTTCCTTGGCGTCTTTGAGCGCGGCATAGCGCTTGCCGGCGAGAATTGCCAGCGCGTCGAGATTCCCTACCACGGCGGGCATCTCAGCGGCCTGTATGTGCGCGCCGAGGGGGCGGCCGGGCCGGCGCCGTTGCTGCTTCAGGTCAACGGCCTCGATTCAACTAAGGAAATGAAATACCGCGTCGGGCTGCCCCACTGGCTGGCGCGGCGCGGCGTGGCATCGCTGGTCGTCGATCAGCCCGGCACCGGCGAAGCGTTGCGGTTGCATAATCTCACGGCGGTCTACAATGCGGAGGTCTGGGCCAGCCCGATCGTCGACTGGCTTGAGACGCTGGACGACGTTGATCCCAGGCGCATCGGCATGGAGGGTGTCTCGCTGGGGGGGTACTATTGCCCGCGCGCCGTGGCCTTCGAGCCGCGCTTTGCCTGTGGCGTGGTGTGGGGCGCCAACCACGATTGGCGCGATGTCCAGAAGAAGCGGCTCCAGCGCGAGGGCAATTTCCCCGTACCGCATTATTGGGACCACGTCCGCTGGGTCTGGGGTGCCCGTGACATGGACGATTTTGTGCGGATCGCAGAAGACGTCCATCTCGACGGCGTGCTCGATCGGATCAAGGTGCCGTTTCTGGTCACCCACGGAGAGAAGGATTCGCAGATTCCGCTCGTCTGGGCACAGCGGACCTATGATCAACTGGTCAACAGCCCAAAGCGTGAGCTGAAGATCTTCACCGATCGCGAAGGCGGGTGTCAGCATTCCAGCTTCGACAATTCGGCCAATGCGGGCGCCTTTATCGCGGATTGGGTGGCCGAAGTGCTGGGCGGGCGCACCGCGGCCGAGGCGGCGGAATGA
- a CDS encoding Glyoxalase/bleomycin resistance protein/dioxygenase (PFAM: Glyoxalase/bleomycin resistance protein/dioxygenase~KEGG: bvi:Bcep1808_1631 glyoxalase/bleomycin resistance protein/dioxygenase), translating into MNIIGPDALVFGVDDVAACATYLTDFGLQPTGDNLFEALDGTGIAIRHRSDAALPAAIETGNMLRQIIYGVADEATVDAIADELGKDRQVTWGGDGSIEAFDDHGFALKFQVSVRRPLDLPGERVNAPGAPAQRAPNERGVWQEMPAKPRTLSHVVCFVPDIDTAEAFYVQRLGFKVTDRLLNAGPFLRPAGTQDHHTLFFIQTPPFMQGCEHFAFHMGGPTELMLAGTRFAQAGYQSFWGPGRHKMGSNWFWYFNSPLGCHAEYDADMDLHDDEWVPRATPMSAEASQAFLFEYREKWAPGGPPSAGKPQGDAGGHAG; encoded by the coding sequence ATGAATATCATCGGACCTGATGCGTTGGTCTTCGGCGTCGACGACGTCGCGGCCTGCGCCACCTATCTGACCGATTTCGGTCTGCAGCCGACCGGCGATAACCTGTTCGAGGCTCTCGACGGAACAGGTATCGCGATCCGCCACCGCTCCGACGCCGCCCTGCCTGCGGCGATCGAGACCGGCAACATGTTGCGGCAGATCATCTATGGCGTGGCCGATGAGGCGACCGTTGACGCCATTGCCGACGAGCTCGGCAAGGACCGGCAGGTTACGTGGGGCGGCGACGGTTCCATTGAGGCCTTCGACGATCACGGATTTGCCCTGAAGTTCCAGGTCAGCGTCCGCCGCCCGCTGGACTTGCCCGGCGAGCGCGTCAATGCGCCCGGCGCGCCTGCACAGCGGGCGCCGAACGAGCGCGGCGTCTGGCAGGAGATGCCGGCCAAGCCGCGCACGCTCTCCCATGTGGTGTGCTTCGTGCCCGACATTGACACGGCGGAGGCGTTCTACGTGCAACGCCTGGGTTTCAAGGTCACCGATCGCCTGCTCAATGCGGGTCCGTTCCTGCGCCCTGCGGGGACGCAGGACCACCACACGCTGTTCTTCATCCAGACGCCGCCTTTCATGCAAGGCTGCGAGCACTTTGCCTTTCACATGGGCGGCCCCACCGAGCTGATGCTGGCCGGCACACGCTTCGCACAGGCGGGCTATCAATCCTTCTGGGGACCTGGGCGGCACAAGATGGGCTCGAACTGGTTCTGGTACTTCAACAGCCCGCTCGGATGTCACGCCGAATATGATGCGGACATGGACCTTCACGATGACGAATGGGTTCCGCGCGCGACGCCCATGAGCGCGGAGGCCTCGCAGGCGTTCCTGTTCGAGTACCGGGAGAAATGGGCGCCGGGCGGTCCGCCGTCGGCGGGCAAGCCGCAGGGCGATGCCGGGGGACACGCGGGATGA
- a CDS encoding Rieske (2Fe-2S) domain protein (PFAM: Rieske [2Fe-2S] domain protein~KEGG: bvi:Bcep1808_1632 Rieske (2Fe-2S) domain protein) encodes MNAARLRDHVVIAQAGAIAEGEARAVPLPGTAKDKLVLVRRNGVLRAFRDACPHYGDTPLAWRAGAYLNAGRDRIVCAAHGAEFDIETGRCVLGAALGLSLEMVSVTVNAAGDVLLEQENKGEE; translated from the coding sequence ATGAACGCGGCCCGGCTGCGGGACCACGTGGTGATCGCGCAGGCGGGCGCCATCGCGGAGGGCGAGGCCCGCGCCGTCCCCCTCCCGGGCACGGCGAAGGACAAGCTGGTCTTGGTGCGCCGTAACGGCGTCCTGCGTGCCTTCCGCGATGCCTGTCCGCATTACGGCGACACGCCTCTGGCATGGCGCGCGGGCGCATACCTCAATGCCGGGCGCGATCGCATCGTCTGCGCCGCCCACGGCGCGGAATTCGACATCGAGACAGGCCGTTGCGTCCTTGGCGCAGCGCTTGGCCTGTCGCTGGAAATGGTTTCGGTCACGGTCAATGCGGCCGGCGACGTACTTCTTGAACAAGAGAACAAGGGAGAGGAATGA
- a CDS encoding monooxygenase FAD-binding (PFAM: monooxygenase FAD-binding; FAD dependent oxidoreductase~KEGG: bvi:Bcep1808_1633 monooxygenase, FAD-binding) yields MPVSCKRILIIGGGFSGMAAAIELRKRGAAIDVVEIDPGWRTYGAGITLGAPTLRALDTLGVLDEFLQHGYASDETELLSSAGHPIARLPTPRLARSDVPGAGAIMRPVLARILAQVTLRSGAEVRLGVTFKTIAQTDAGVDVTFSDGTRGTYDLVVGADGLYSKTRSILYPAAPAPRYTGQCVWRAVLPRPPEVSKAIMWLGAKVKAGVNPVSREEMYLFVTEDRPSNDRVDPADFLKLLKALIVPFTAPVMQMVRESLNEASQIVYRPLEALLLPRPWSQGRVALIGDAAHATTPHLASGACIGIEDAIVLAQELERCDSITDGLAAFEARRWERCRMVVENSVRLGEIEISGGSPEEHGQIMHQSMTALAAPI; encoded by the coding sequence ATGCCGGTGAGCTGCAAACGCATCCTAATCATCGGCGGCGGCTTCTCGGGCATGGCCGCGGCCATCGAACTGCGGAAGCGCGGCGCGGCCATCGATGTAGTCGAGATCGATCCCGGCTGGCGCACATATGGCGCGGGCATTACGTTGGGCGCGCCCACGCTCCGCGCTTTAGACACGCTGGGCGTTCTTGATGAATTCCTCCAGCATGGCTACGCATCGGACGAGACCGAATTGCTCTCCAGCGCAGGGCATCCGATCGCCCGGCTGCCGACACCGCGCCTGGCGCGGTCGGATGTTCCGGGAGCAGGGGCGATCATGCGCCCCGTCCTGGCCCGCATCCTGGCGCAGGTGACCCTGCGCTCCGGAGCTGAGGTGCGGCTCGGCGTCACCTTCAAGACGATCGCGCAGACCGACGCCGGCGTGGACGTTACCTTCAGCGACGGCACGCGCGGCACCTATGATCTCGTCGTCGGAGCCGATGGCCTGTATTCGAAGACCCGCAGCATCCTTTATCCTGCTGCGCCCGCGCCGCGCTACACTGGGCAGTGCGTCTGGCGTGCCGTGCTACCGCGGCCGCCAGAGGTGTCCAAGGCGATCATGTGGCTGGGCGCCAAGGTCAAGGCGGGCGTCAACCCGGTCTCGCGGGAGGAGATGTACCTGTTCGTCACCGAGGATCGCCCCTCGAATGACCGGGTCGACCCTGCGGATTTCCTGAAGTTGCTCAAGGCGTTGATCGTCCCATTCACCGCGCCCGTCATGCAGATGGTGCGCGAGAGCCTCAATGAGGCCTCGCAGATCGTCTATCGCCCGCTCGAAGCTCTGCTCTTGCCGCGGCCGTGGTCTCAAGGACGGGTAGCGCTGATCGGCGATGCCGCCCACGCCACCACGCCGCACCTTGCATCGGGAGCCTGCATCGGGATTGAGGACGCGATCGTGCTGGCCCAGGAACTGGAGCGCTGCGACAGCATCACGGACGGGCTCGCCGCCTTTGAAGCGCGGCGCTGGGAGCGCTGTCGGATGGTGGTTGAGAACTCGGTCCGGCTCGGCGAAATCGAGATTTCGGGCGGCAGTCCCGAAGAGCATGGGCAGATCATGCACCAATCGATGACGGCACTCGCTGCCCCGATCTAG
- a CDS encoding major facilitator superfamily MFS_1 (PFAM: major facilitator superfamily MFS_1~KEGG: bbt:BBta_1937 putative permease (MFS superfamily)), whose product MRTSTETWFGRAALMVAHCAGMLDLVALPVWVGTLIGDYKFDPAYAGGLVTLFLISAVLSSILFAPRFNRIPTRPTAAISYALAALAFFGATLTRDFVILAVLHVVAGAATGCGLSQAHGTIGRAANPHRLFAIVGMALGVFAIVFLGATPQVIAAFGGAALFQVFAGVMAVSAIVAWIAFPPASARSADALFSASARLCPAVWFGIAGIACMALTQAMIFSFVQRIGIDRGVGGDAVSGVLIALGVVDLLPAPLAAVLENRLSARAVLLAGPFAQAVLALVICLSSSFAAYAVPTAVFAAVMIFTHTFAFGILSRLDPTSRALAATPAMLMTGAAMGPIMGGILVQTLGYGGLGVAAMIVAFVAMVLFSRVHAAPRAVLAAPPAQA is encoded by the coding sequence ATGCGTACAAGCACGGAAACCTGGTTCGGTCGCGCCGCGCTAATGGTGGCGCACTGCGCTGGGATGCTGGATCTCGTCGCGCTGCCCGTCTGGGTGGGGACGCTGATCGGGGACTATAAATTCGATCCGGCCTATGCGGGCGGGCTGGTGACGCTGTTCCTCATCAGCGCCGTGTTGAGCAGTATCCTGTTCGCGCCGAGATTCAACCGCATCCCGACCCGTCCCACGGCCGCGATCAGCTATGCGCTCGCGGCGCTGGCGTTCTTCGGGGCAACCCTGACCCGCGACTTCGTCATCCTGGCGGTGTTGCACGTCGTGGCTGGCGCCGCCACCGGCTGCGGCCTCAGCCAGGCGCACGGCACGATCGGGCGCGCCGCCAATCCGCATCGGCTGTTCGCCATCGTCGGAATGGCGCTCGGCGTTTTCGCCATCGTGTTTCTTGGGGCGACGCCGCAGGTGATCGCGGCGTTCGGCGGGGCGGCCCTGTTCCAGGTCTTCGCCGGCGTGATGGCGGTGTCGGCGATCGTCGCGTGGATCGCCTTCCCGCCGGCGTCCGCCCGTTCCGCCGATGCGCTGTTTTCCGCCTCTGCCCGTCTTTGCCCGGCCGTCTGGTTCGGCATCGCCGGCATCGCTTGCATGGCGCTGACGCAGGCGATGATCTTCAGCTTCGTGCAGCGGATCGGCATTGACCGGGGGGTCGGCGGGGACGCCGTGTCAGGTGTCCTGATCGCGCTCGGCGTGGTCGACCTGCTCCCGGCGCCGCTTGCCGCCGTTCTGGAAAACCGCCTGTCCGCCCGCGCGGTGCTTCTCGCAGGTCCATTCGCCCAGGCGGTGCTGGCGCTGGTCATTTGCCTGTCGAGCAGCTTCGCTGCCTATGCGGTCCCGACGGCGGTGTTCGCGGCGGTGATGATTTTCACCCACACCTTTGCCTTCGGCATTCTCTCGCGTCTGGACCCCACGTCGCGGGCACTGGCCGCGACCCCCGCCATGCTGATGACCGGCGCCGCCATGGGGCCGATTATGGGCGGCATCCTCGTGCAGACGCTCGGCTACGGCGGGCTCGGCGTCGCGGCCATGATCGTCGCGTTCGTCGCCATGGTCCTGTTCTCGCGCGTCCATGCCGCGCCTCGGGCCGTGCTCGCGGCCCCTCCCGCTCAAGCGTGA
- a CDS encoding Cupin 2 conserved barrel domain protein (PFAM: Cupin 2 conserved barrel domain protein~KEGG: bja:bll6423 hypothetical protein), which translates to MSFPPIRRVVTGHDAEAQAIIVTDGALPHVVELAHIPGTIFHEVWSTAGSPAPVGNGPDPTLGALSLPPPENGTRIRFVDIPPDTDEFMLHGAARMTAAFAEIGDASASTVKLHSPHPLMHRTQSIDYGIVISGEMTLVLDRGETLLRQGDVVIQRGTNHAWANRSGQPCRMLFILVDGRYDPEIAPDGRHP; encoded by the coding sequence ATGTCCTTCCCTCCGATCCGCCGTGTCGTCACCGGGCACGACGCGGAAGCCCAGGCGATTATCGTCACCGATGGCGCGCTGCCGCATGTGGTGGAATTGGCGCATATACCGGGCACGATTTTTCATGAGGTCTGGTCGACCGCCGGCAGCCCGGCGCCGGTGGGCAATGGCCCCGATCCGACCCTCGGGGCTCTGAGCCTGCCGCCACCGGAGAACGGCACCCGTATTCGTTTCGTGGATATTCCGCCGGATACGGACGAATTCATGCTGCACGGCGCCGCGCGCATGACGGCGGCGTTCGCTGAAATCGGTGATGCGTCTGCCTCCACGGTGAAGCTCCATTCGCCGCATCCGCTGATGCACCGGACGCAATCCATCGACTATGGCATTGTGATTTCAGGTGAGATGACGCTTGTGCTGGACAGGGGCGAGACCTTGCTGCGGCAGGGCGATGTGGTCATCCAGCGCGGCACCAATCATGCGTGGGCCAACCGGTCGGGCCAGCCGTGCCGGATGCTGTTCATCCTGGTGGACGGACGCTACGACCCCGAAATCGCTCCTGACGGGAGACACCCATGA